Proteins encoded by one window of Candidatus Eisenbacteria bacterium:
- a CDS encoding type II toxin-antitoxin system HicB family antitoxin, giving the protein MNEYSMRIFWSEPDAMFVAVCPEFETLSALGATQEEASRELRVAIDLAIEIYQEDGKRLPKPMKAEAYSGQFRARLPKSLHSWLAECAKLEGVSLNTMLIMAVMSAKTQSAGYHHSEEQPEPRPGLLTTDRSGVDSETLVTSESRFQYGPAKNVKTNHLSLVARVN; this is encoded by the coding sequence ATGAATGAATATAGCATGCGGATATTTTGGAGCGAACCCGATGCAATGTTTGTTGCGGTGTGTCCGGAGTTTGAAACCCTCTCGGCTCTCGGCGCAACTCAGGAGGAAGCATCGAGGGAACTGAGAGTCGCCATTGACTTGGCCATTGAAATTTACCAGGAAGACGGCAAGCGTCTTCCAAAACCGATGAAAGCCGAAGCCTACAGCGGTCAATTCAGGGCCAGATTACCCAAATCACTGCATTCATGGCTGGCCGAATGCGCCAAGCTGGAGGGCGTTTCATTGAATACCATGCTGATAATGGCCGTCATGTCGGCAAAGACACAGAGCGCCGGCTATCACCATAGCGAGGAGCAGCCGGAACCCAGGCCCGGCCTTTTGACAACAGACAGGTCGGGAGTCGATTCGGAAACGCTCGTCACATCTGAGTCCAGATTCCAATACGGCCCGGCCAAAAACGTTAAGACCAATCACCTCTCGCTGGTGGCACGCGTGAACTAG
- a CDS encoding sigma-54 dependent transcriptional regulator: MANPQEADKRPKILLIDDEEEFCKDLITMLAPHFNVNFVQDENRGMTSMRDLLPDAILLDVDLGKGRSGLDVLLEIRKMPAPPPVLMLTGDKRIDTAVQAIRRGAYDYIIKPPNLEEMTRTLLRALAESAMKRKIESLQSELAELRGDLIVEDKRMLDVLRQVEKVGPTDATVLITGESGTGKEIIARRIHQLSPRSHGPFVGVNCAAIPSNLMESALFGHEKGAFTDAGSLHRGHFELANRGTLFLDELGDSPAELQVKLLRVLQERVFSRLGSETRIGVDVRILAATSKDVEKQVAAGRLREELYYRLNVFRIHIPPLRDRRADILPIALHYIAKYGRQYGRPARGLTPAAREVLTQQPWPGNVRELQNSLQRAVIQCEDHEIDLHDIFGSPYGMEDLSIPYDHAKERVLQQFKIQYLTARLRETDGKVTLAAEKSGLKRQSFQRMVQECGLDPNDFHPDPRN, encoded by the coding sequence ATGGCAAACCCACAAGAAGCTGATAAGCGGCCGAAGATTCTGCTGATCGATGATGAGGAGGAATTCTGCAAGGATCTGATTACCATGCTCGCTCCCCATTTCAATGTGAACTTCGTTCAGGATGAGAATCGCGGAATGACCTCCATGAGAGATTTGCTTCCCGACGCGATTTTGCTCGATGTTGATTTAGGAAAGGGGCGCAGCGGACTTGATGTGCTTCTCGAGATCCGCAAGATGCCGGCCCCACCGCCTGTTCTTATGCTGACCGGGGATAAGCGGATTGATACGGCCGTGCAGGCCATCCGCCGGGGGGCCTATGACTATATTATAAAGCCGCCGAATTTGGAGGAAATGACCCGCACCCTCCTCCGCGCCCTGGCTGAATCCGCGATGAAACGTAAAATTGAATCGCTGCAATCTGAACTCGCTGAGTTGCGAGGCGATCTCATTGTTGAAGACAAGCGAATGCTCGATGTATTGAGGCAGGTGGAAAAGGTCGGTCCCACCGATGCAACCGTTCTCATCACCGGTGAATCCGGCACAGGCAAGGAAATCATCGCTCGGCGGATTCATCAGCTCAGTCCGCGATCCCATGGTCCTTTTGTCGGCGTCAACTGCGCGGCCATCCCCTCCAACCTCATGGAGAGCGCTCTGTTCGGACATGAGAAGGGCGCTTTCACGGATGCAGGAAGTCTGCATAGAGGGCATTTTGAACTCGCCAACAGAGGAACGCTCTTCCTGGATGAGTTGGGGGACAGCCCGGCGGAACTTCAGGTGAAACTCCTCCGCGTTCTCCAAGAGCGGGTCTTCTCGCGCCTGGGCAGCGAAACGAGGATCGGCGTCGATGTACGCATCTTGGCGGCCACAAGCAAAGATGTGGAAAAGCAGGTGGCCGCAGGCCGACTGCGCGAGGAACTCTACTACCGACTCAATGTTTTTAGAATCCATATCCCACCGCTGCGGGACCGGCGTGCGGATATCCTCCCCATCGCTCTCCATTACATAGCAAAATATGGACGCCAATATGGAAGGCCGGCGCGGGGTCTGACCCCGGCCGCACGCGAGGTGCTCACGCAACAGCCCTGGCCCGGCAATGTCCGGGAGCTGCAGAATTCACTCCAGCGAGCGGTTATCCAATGTGAAGATCATGAGATCGATCTCCATGATATTTTTGGGTCCCCCTATGGTATGGAAGATCTATCCATTCCCTATGATCACGCCAAAGAACGAGTCCTCCAGCAATTCAAAATACAATATCTCACCGCCCGTCTTCGCGAGACCGATGGAAAGGTGACTCTAGCCGCCGAAAAGAGCGGCCTGAAACGACAGAGCTTCCAGCGCATGGTCCAGGAATGCGGTCTGGATCCTAATGATTTTCACCCAGATCCGCGGAACTGA
- a CDS encoding GHKL domain-containing protein: MHPRSIQIHCGYFLIICAFLGAYPVSAVVGSFRLEPVWESKIPASFPYSIWTIADVQGDGSEEITLALDNHTLQTRAFTGGAWRVLSQVNLRAPWTFTPYTTFCPCGDLDGDGVIDLAVSQSHDDTTRVVIIGPRNPIQLRHHFIPDANGDGIHDSRIYPIRAIDIPELGTIALITAYASGKDLQYRGVIAYSLQTGEELWHFDTGSNPYANSFRFYDLDGKPGDEIIFTMPSPNNGSKAGPTDDQHAWLVVLSDTGELLWLRRLGGYFCNPVWAEILELPGEPPSVITCARNNRTDEEKRSRELPDSIRVWNGRSGELIQTIVESRSVTNLVRLDHWRIAIGHVDGLVSVLGIEPGGVLFRTQRKQLAPRTTILGVIDFDGNGVSEIVCYHNNPKLQVSILNDRLGILARHDFGVSDRLSLFSSLRRAGNPPLFMTASLSSRSTFVVQPLPWWEKRNAAIGAFSLVAMLLSLLIVIRVRRSMNNKLRIETERPLSSSGDMKHLRKALLMASEVTSHGRLAATHVVERILWLLEAIGSQPQATPESITRLESAVKNFQDVTTPQIKNILALCSALQVEPSCIQEIAADIAELRIQLDKLRRSNWSPSSVYQSLPQIRQNANRLVSGMQEIRSVAKKYVTVPLKPEIERACAAIIDPMENIQATIEVRMEPGIGDTFVRASKDDLAFILENLLSNALRAIEQTPLKQISIATSLNGRYACIEISDTGIGIPPEDAERIFNFGVSNRESGGTGLHASRRLLDELGGELHLKESRPGLGTTMELRLLIESVENPRGGRSQE, from the coding sequence GTGCATCCACGCTCAATTCAAATTCATTGTGGCTATTTCCTGATAATTTGTGCTTTTCTCGGCGCCTACCCGGTATCTGCTGTTGTAGGATCCTTCCGGCTGGAACCTGTTTGGGAATCTAAAATCCCCGCGTCATTTCCTTATTCGATTTGGACCATCGCCGATGTGCAGGGAGATGGGTCGGAGGAAATCACCCTCGCACTTGATAATCACACCCTTCAGACCAGGGCCTTCACAGGCGGCGCCTGGCGGGTTCTGAGCCAAGTGAATCTACGGGCTCCCTGGACATTCACCCCGTATACAACATTCTGTCCCTGTGGCGACCTTGATGGAGATGGGGTGATCGACCTGGCTGTGAGTCAATCCCATGACGATACGACACGGGTCGTCATCATCGGACCCAGGAATCCAATCCAACTACGCCATCACTTTATTCCAGACGCCAATGGGGATGGCATTCATGATTCAAGGATCTATCCCATTCGCGCCATCGATATTCCAGAACTCGGAACGATCGCGCTGATAACAGCCTATGCTTCAGGCAAGGACCTTCAATATCGTGGAGTCATTGCCTACTCATTGCAGACCGGAGAGGAGCTCTGGCATTTCGATACTGGTTCCAATCCTTACGCCAACAGCTTCCGCTTCTATGATTTAGATGGAAAACCGGGCGATGAAATTATTTTCACCATGCCCTCTCCTAATAATGGATCCAAGGCGGGGCCGACAGACGACCAGCACGCATGGCTTGTGGTGTTGAGCGATACGGGCGAACTGCTGTGGTTGCGAAGACTGGGAGGGTATTTTTGCAATCCGGTATGGGCCGAAATTCTTGAGCTGCCGGGAGAGCCCCCCTCTGTTATAACCTGTGCACGGAACAACCGCACGGATGAGGAAAAGCGCTCGCGGGAATTGCCCGATTCAATCCGAGTCTGGAATGGACGCTCAGGAGAGCTTATTCAGACAATTGTCGAATCACGTTCCGTCACCAACCTTGTACGATTGGACCATTGGCGAATCGCCATCGGGCATGTCGACGGCCTTGTTTCGGTGCTGGGAATAGAACCCGGAGGAGTTTTATTCAGAACACAACGCAAACAATTGGCGCCAAGGACCACGATTCTGGGCGTGATAGATTTCGATGGCAATGGAGTTTCTGAAATCGTCTGCTACCACAATAATCCAAAACTTCAAGTTTCTATTCTCAATGACCGGCTTGGTATTCTCGCTCGTCACGACTTCGGTGTCTCTGACAGACTGTCGCTGTTCTCCTCATTGCGGAGAGCCGGCAATCCTCCTCTTTTCATGACGGCGTCATTGAGCTCCCGCTCAACGTTCGTCGTGCAACCCCTTCCCTGGTGGGAAAAAAGAAATGCGGCCATCGGCGCGTTTAGTCTTGTCGCGATGCTTTTGAGTCTGTTGATTGTGATCCGAGTACGGCGATCGATGAACAATAAACTGCGGATCGAAACTGAACGGCCTCTATCGTCGTCGGGTGATATGAAGCACCTCAGGAAGGCCTTGTTAATGGCATCTGAAGTCACATCCCACGGCAGGCTGGCGGCAACTCATGTTGTGGAGAGAATACTCTGGCTCCTGGAGGCGATCGGTTCACAACCGCAAGCAACACCGGAATCCATCACCCGCCTTGAATCGGCAGTGAAAAATTTCCAGGATGTGACGACACCTCAGATCAAAAATATTCTTGCCCTTTGCTCAGCCCTCCAGGTTGAACCATCCTGCATTCAAGAGATCGCGGCGGATATAGCCGAATTAAGAATACAACTGGACAAGTTGAGACGTTCGAATTGGTCCCCATCCTCGGTATATCAATCACTCCCTCAAATCCGGCAAAATGCCAATCGGCTTGTATCCGGCATGCAAGAGATCCGATCCGTGGCCAAAAAATATGTAACAGTTCCTCTGAAACCGGAAATCGAGAGGGCCTGTGCGGCCATCATCGATCCAATGGAAAATATTCAGGCCACGATTGAGGTCCGGATGGAGCCCGGAATAGGCGACACTTTTGTGCGGGCCAGCAAGGATGATCTCGCTTTTATTTTGGAGAATCTTCTATCGAATGCCCTCCGTGCTATTGAACAGACGCCATTAAAACAAATCAGCATCGCAACATCGCTGAACGGAAGATATGCCTGCATCGAGATTTCCGATACCGGCATTGGAATTCCCCCGGAAGACGCCGAGCGCATTTTCAATTTCGGAGTCAGCAATAGGGAATCCGGGGGAACCGGGCTCCATGCATCCCGTCGATTGCTGGATGAATTGGGCGGAGAGCTGCATTTGAAGGAGAGTCGGCCCGGCCTTGGGACAACAATGGAATTGCGTCTCCTCATTGAATCGGTTGAGAACCCGCGAGGCGGCAGATCACAGGAGTAG
- a CDS encoding formylglycine-generating enzyme family protein: MKYKANLMAGIVLFGLIAMMMAGSSSAEYDVNRNLVVHTDGGDQSFPLSEVINLTFTMDLPDGMVAVSGGIFTMGDGVSACGVDQREVTLTRNFFLGQHEVTNQEYLEAVQWAYDNGYVTATTSSVMDNLDGSTVSLLNVGGGDSEIGFAAGEFFLRDAGHGINPEHPVKMVTWYGAVRFCDWLSLKAGLPRAYEHTGDWSCNGGDPYSAAGFRLPTDAEMEYACQYNDERMYPWGNDVPECDDANHDPDPMCIGWTTAVGAYPDAPAGMGLSDMGGNVREWCNDWYLCDLGTEPEVDPAGPAEGTEHVVRGGSWYNDGHLEMRCADRNHWAPQTNNFRLGFRIAMTSAN, translated from the coding sequence ATGAAATACAAAGCAAATCTAATGGCGGGTATTGTACTGTTTGGCTTGATAGCAATGATGATGGCCGGCTCATCATCAGCCGAATATGATGTCAACCGCAATTTGGTGGTTCATACCGATGGTGGTGATCAGAGTTTTCCATTATCCGAGGTTATCAATCTGACTTTTACGATGGATCTCCCTGATGGCATGGTCGCAGTGTCCGGCGGCATATTTACCATGGGCGATGGCGTCTCCGCCTGCGGCGTTGATCAGCGCGAAGTGACATTGACCCGGAATTTTTTCCTCGGGCAGCATGAGGTCACGAATCAGGAGTATCTGGAAGCGGTGCAGTGGGCTTATGACAATGGATACGTAACTGCAACAACGTCTTCCGTCATGGATAATCTCGATGGCAGTACAGTCTCGCTACTAAATGTTGGAGGCGGAGATAGTGAAATTGGGTTTGCCGCCGGCGAATTCTTTCTTCGGGATGCCGGGCATGGCATTAATCCCGAGCATCCGGTCAAAATGGTGACCTGGTACGGCGCTGTGAGATTCTGCGATTGGCTAAGTTTGAAAGCCGGACTACCCCGCGCTTATGAACATACCGGTGATTGGTCATGTAATGGAGGAGATCCCTACAGCGCGGCCGGTTTTCGGTTGCCGACAGATGCTGAAATGGAATATGCCTGTCAATATAATGACGAGAGAATGTATCCGTGGGGCAATGATGTTCCAGAATGCGATGATGCCAACCACGATCCCGATCCCATGTGTATAGGCTGGACCACGGCGGTTGGAGCTTATCCGGATGCCCCAGCCGGAATGGGTCTTTCCGATATGGGGGGAAATGTACGGGAATGGTGTAATGATTGGTACCTCTGCGATCTTGGAACAGAACCGGAAGTGGATCCAGCCGGACCTGCCGAGGGGACGGAACATGTCGTCCGAGGGGGCTCGTGGTACAATGACGGACACTTGGAAATGCGTTGCGCGGATCGGAATCACTGGGCGCCTCAGACAAACAACTTTCGCCTGGGATTCCGCATTGCCATGACAAGTGCGAACTAA
- a CDS encoding T9SS type A sorting domain-containing protein: protein MTTRRHTYRPWMLPSFLILAGLFFSVAANADAPVLVIEPGGHPAHQFLIDEIENITFSGDAMTINGWDGWLNERSLGSVQEIWVRWLMPSGLPEHDIPVPDFPGVILLANRPNPFINATTIAYSIPQDGLTDLSIYSVTGRKIKTLVHGQEPAGVHQTQWDGCDQSGERVSSGVYFYRLETSTNTESRRLVLISQ from the coding sequence ATGACAACGAGACGTCATACATACCGGCCATGGATGCTTCCAAGTTTTCTCATTCTTGCCGGTTTGTTTTTTTCAGTGGCAGCAAATGCCGATGCGCCGGTTCTTGTGATTGAGCCCGGTGGACATCCGGCACACCAGTTCCTCATAGACGAGATTGAAAATATTACATTTTCAGGTGATGCCATGACCATCAACGGATGGGACGGCTGGCTGAATGAGCGCTCTCTGGGTTCTGTTCAAGAAATTTGGGTGAGGTGGCTGATGCCATCGGGTCTTCCTGAACATGACATCCCCGTACCCGATTTTCCCGGCGTCATACTCCTGGCGAATCGCCCCAATCCCTTTATCAATGCAACGACTATCGCCTATTCAATTCCGCAGGATGGTTTGACGGATCTCAGTATTTACTCGGTCACGGGCCGCAAGATCAAAACCTTGGTGCATGGTCAAGAACCAGCAGGTGTGCATCAGACGCAATGGGATGGATGTGATCAGAGCGGTGAGCGGGTCTCATCAGGCGTTTATTTTTATCGCCTGGAAACATCTACAAATACTGAATCAAGGCGATTGGTACTTATCAGCCAATAA
- a CDS encoding RNA polymerase sigma factor gives MTHNAPENESDRSLAAAILERREESAFRLLYHRHTPRLYQLVLRLVGGVESDAEDVVQETWMRACERLERFRWESAFSTWLRAIGLNVTRDLFRRRSRSPEALWEDPPDPPARVDMIAERIDLEGAIAELPAGCRQILVLYEIEGMKHAEIAAHLGISVGTSKSQLFSARRTLRQRLSAFEEKKDA, from the coding sequence ATGACCCACAACGCCCCGGAGAACGAGAGCGACAGGAGTTTGGCGGCAGCCATCCTGGAGCGGCGAGAGGAGAGCGCCTTCCGTCTTCTCTACCACCGGCATACACCCCGGCTCTACCAGTTGGTCCTTCGGCTGGTGGGGGGCGTTGAGTCGGATGCCGAGGATGTTGTTCAGGAGACCTGGATGAGGGCGTGTGAGCGCTTGGAGCGATTCCGCTGGGAGTCAGCATTCTCAACCTGGCTGCGGGCGATTGGATTGAATGTCACCCGGGACCTTTTCCGTCGCCGATCCCGGAGCCCCGAGGCGCTGTGGGAGGATCCTCCCGATCCCCCGGCCAGGGTGGACATGATTGCCGAGAGGATCGATCTGGAAGGGGCGATTGCGGAACTACCAGCCGGATGCCGGCAGATCCTGGTTTTATATGAAATCGAAGGGATGAAGCATGCGGAGATCGCTGCTCATCTTGGGATCTCCGTCGGGACATCCAAAAGTCAATTATTCAGCGCCCGCCGGACTTTGCGACAACGGTTGTCGGCCTTCGAGGAGAAAAAAGATGCCTAA
- a CDS encoding PDZ domain-containing protein: MQWNSSTRGKGGWGVVMAVVMLLPSAPHAHAALALDAAHAGTDAPEIIDGRHAIGSLGITSLEFNGTMTLHPDGAAIYRFTSEPKIQVLAGEGPSFGILKKNDVLVAIDDCLITTKKGGLLFSNPPIGEPLNVTIRRDGQELLVKIVPAAHVPGEIQALHDSWSMIYPGSAIHDFQRLDLPDIPPLPDMPDMPDMPDMPPLPDIPRIPDLPGLPIAAFPSGWLGIGLNCEIEGSKWNEETERYDWRFKSPPEIYSVDPDSPADKAGLKRGDVLTHINDLRLDTIEGARAFSQLKAGEVVKWSFQREGGTYSASFAAVMPSRARVFGSSGIEVNGDDSGSVVVVPPSFYGTHLRYAGTLGNTGIEVRGMSHVEVTVVEEDEEILITVGDTTIRLTDEEKGGK; this comes from the coding sequence ATGCAGTGGAATTCATCGACTCGGGGAAAAGGCGGGTGGGGAGTTGTGATGGCGGTCGTCATGCTCCTGCCCTCGGCCCCCCATGCCCATGCCGCGCTTGCTCTCGACGCCGCCCATGCCGGCACAGATGCGCCGGAAATCATCGACGGTAGACACGCCATTGGATCCCTTGGCATCACGAGCCTGGAGTTCAATGGTACGATGACTCTTCATCCTGATGGCGCAGCCATATACCGCTTTACATCTGAGCCCAAGATCCAGGTGCTGGCCGGCGAGGGTCCCTCATTTGGAATTCTAAAGAAAAACGATGTGCTCGTCGCCATTGATGATTGTTTAATTACGACAAAAAAAGGAGGGTTGTTGTTCTCCAATCCTCCCATCGGAGAACCTCTCAATGTAACCATCCGCCGGGATGGACAAGAGCTTCTGGTAAAGATTGTCCCGGCGGCGCATGTGCCGGGAGAGATACAGGCTCTTCATGATAGCTGGAGTATGATTTATCCAGGAAGTGCGATTCATGATTTTCAGCGGCTGGATCTCCCTGATATTCCGCCATTGCCCGACATGCCTGACATGCCTGACATGCCCGACATGCCTCCTCTGCCGGATATTCCCAGGATCCCGGATCTTCCAGGGCTTCCTATTGCTGCTTTTCCTTCGGGCTGGCTTGGCATCGGTCTCAATTGTGAAATAGAGGGTTCCAAGTGGAATGAAGAAACGGAACGCTATGATTGGCGGTTTAAATCACCACCTGAGATTTATTCGGTGGACCCTGACAGCCCGGCGGATAAAGCGGGATTGAAACGGGGGGATGTCCTGACCCACATCAATGATCTCAGGCTCGATACGATTGAGGGCGCGCGAGCCTTCTCTCAATTGAAGGCCGGGGAGGTCGTGAAGTGGTCATTTCAAAGAGAAGGAGGCACCTATTCAGCTAGTTTTGCCGCGGTGATGCCCTCGCGAGCCAGAGTCTTCGGTTCATCAGGCATTGAAGTCAATGGAGACGATTCGGGCTCCGTCGTCGTTGTGCCGCCGAGTTTCTATGGTACCCATCTTCGCTATGCGGGGACTTTGGGGAATACGGGAATTGAAGTCCGGGGAATGAGTCATGTGGAGGTCACGGTGGTCGAAGAAGATGAAGAGATCCTCATAACAGTCGGGGATACGACAATCCGTCTTACGGATGAAGAGAAGGGTGGAAAATAG
- a CDS encoding HNH endonuclease: MENNVVMMTVEGEDPSSKQVQDLHISIQRLIQATRRGDAELMRLFREMDRVRGHERFGCCTMNDYVALVLGVDDVAARERMRVSRALGELSRLEEVLRNGQLSYAKVRAVTRVATVENEQEWINKALELTARELEWEVARSRKGDRGTHRFFHMKPMDREMTRLIIELPAEEMEMIHQAIEKIRRVAGGSVPPSEALLYMAAEMLNTEFDETRTADHFQVVVHVGKGCGDVGEGSSKNVSAETKVLPPAGEVQTECGKGWVSPEKVDQLMCDASIIMARHLDDGTIEVSDQGRTIPAATRRAVLWRDGRQCRVPGCRNRLWLDLHHHDPWWAGGEHSQANLITLCRQHHTALHEGRIRIARQRNPDDPVKFYAGQWEITSTGFDPTLG; the protein is encoded by the coding sequence ATGGAAAACAATGTCGTCATGATGACAGTGGAGGGTGAGGACCCTTCCTCAAAACAGGTGCAGGATCTGCACATCTCGATCCAGCGCTTGATTCAGGCCACGCGGCGGGGCGATGCCGAATTGATGCGGCTTTTTCGCGAGATGGATCGTGTGCGCGGCCATGAGCGCTTTGGTTGCTGCACGATGAATGACTATGTGGCTCTGGTTCTCGGTGTGGATGATGTCGCCGCCAGAGAGCGGATGAGGGTGTCGCGGGCCCTGGGGGAATTGTCGCGTCTCGAAGAGGTGTTGAGAAACGGACAGTTGAGTTACGCAAAGGTCCGCGCCGTTACAAGGGTGGCGACCGTGGAAAATGAACAGGAATGGATCAATAAGGCGCTGGAGCTCACGGCCCGGGAGTTGGAGTGGGAAGTGGCCCGGAGTCGAAAGGGCGACAGGGGGACGCACCGCTTCTTTCATATGAAGCCGATGGACCGGGAGATGACCCGGCTCATCATTGAGCTTCCGGCCGAAGAGATGGAGATGATTCATCAGGCGATTGAAAAGATCCGCCGCGTGGCGGGGGGCTCTGTTCCGCCTTCAGAGGCGCTGCTCTATATGGCCGCGGAAATGTTGAACACGGAGTTTGACGAGACCCGCACGGCCGATCATTTCCAGGTCGTGGTCCATGTGGGCAAGGGATGCGGGGATGTCGGAGAAGGATCGTCGAAAAATGTTTCCGCGGAAACAAAAGTGTTGCCTCCGGCCGGGGAGGTTCAAACGGAGTGTGGAAAAGGTTGGGTCTCCCCGGAAAAGGTTGATCAATTGATGTGCGATGCCTCCATTATCATGGCGCGGCATCTTGACGACGGGACCATCGAAGTCTCCGATCAAGGACGCACAATCCCCGCGGCAACCCGCCGTGCGGTTCTGTGGAGGGATGGAAGGCAGTGCCGTGTTCCTGGGTGCCGGAATCGCCTTTGGCTGGATCTGCACCACCATGATCCCTGGTGGGCGGGTGGAGAGCATTCGCAGGCGAACCTCATCACACTCTGCAGGCAGCATCACACCGCGTTGCACGAGGGACGCATCCGGATTGCCAGGCAGCGAAATCCCGACGATCCCGTGAAGTTCTATGCAGGCCAGTGGGAAATCACAAGCACCGGCTTCGATCCGACACTGGGGTGA
- a CDS encoding NYN domain-containing protein — protein MGDLSILVQQPSTVNHGACLIRLNWKIQPDWLKPDVKQKGVDLRIGLDIARLSLLHLVDVIVVVTGDSDMVPAFKFARREGLRIYLDHMKHGVRRELKAHADLVL, from the coding sequence ATGGGAGATCTATCAATTTTAGTACAACAACCCTCTACCGTGAATCACGGCGCTTGCTTGATACGCTTGAACTGGAAGATTCAGCCGGATTGGCTGAAACCGGATGTTAAGCAGAAGGGAGTTGATTTACGCATAGGGCTTGATATTGCAAGACTCTCCCTGCTGCACCTTGTCGATGTCATTGTTGTCGTAACCGGTGATAGCGATATGGTGCCCGCGTTCAAGTTTGCCAGACGAGAAGGCCTTAGAATCTACTTAGACCACATGAAACATGGGGTGCGCCGCGAGCTAAAGGCACACGCGGACTTAGTACTCTAA
- a CDS encoding CPBP family intramembrane metalloprotease, giving the protein MNLATILFLFFVLILIPYLALSSDRQLKKNGRLPLRKIFFLQAMTLQLALGLLAVKAAAKNHIALWPEPSFDAVSIAAGVLILAVWWLSIRPCWDIQPEFRKRNLLYFLPATPFEILLWGLLCLLAAICEEVAYRGVLVSLLSRRLVPWSLSIVLCSLIFAVSHMTQGVRSALIIIGFALCLHILVRLSGNLYTAMAVHFIYNLIAGYMTKKFQISQAAYE; this is encoded by the coding sequence ATGAATCTTGCCACCATCTTATTTTTATTCTTTGTTCTTATCCTCATCCCTTATCTCGCCCTATCGAGCGATCGGCAGCTCAAGAAGAACGGCCGGCTGCCTCTCCGCAAAATTTTCTTTCTGCAGGCGATGACCCTGCAACTCGCCTTGGGCTTGTTGGCTGTCAAAGCGGCTGCCAAAAATCATATCGCCCTCTGGCCGGAGCCCTCTTTCGATGCTGTGAGTATCGCTGCCGGCGTCCTTATCCTTGCCGTTTGGTGGCTGTCGATTCGACCCTGCTGGGATATTCAGCCGGAGTTCCGAAAGAGGAATCTCCTTTATTTTCTACCGGCCACTCCCTTTGAAATACTTCTCTGGGGTCTTTTGTGTCTCTTGGCCGCCATCTGCGAGGAAGTGGCCTATAGGGGCGTTCTGGTCAGCTTGCTTTCGCGCCGGCTGGTTCCTTGGAGTTTGTCGATAGTGCTTTGCTCGCTGATTTTTGCCGTCTCGCACATGACGCAGGGTGTCCGAAGCGCCCTCATCATCATTGGGTTTGCTCTATGCCTGCATATTCTTGTGCGGCTCTCCGGCAATCTGTACACCGCGATGGCCGTCCATTTCATCTATAACCTTATTGCCGGGTATATGACGAAGAAATTCCAGATATCCCAGGCAGCCTATGAATGA
- a CDS encoding type II toxin-antitoxin system HicA family toxin: protein MNRRLKLLEKALNDPGSLRFQEARRLAENFGFELRRVRGSHHIFTRDGFDGVLNLQIDKGLAKDYQVRQLLAALRDLNLIQEEPDTNE, encoded by the coding sequence ATGAATCGCCGATTGAAACTATTGGAGAAAGCTCTGAACGATCCGGGCTCTCTGCGATTCCAGGAAGCCCGTCGGCTGGCGGAGAATTTTGGATTTGAACTTAGGCGAGTCCGAGGAAGCCACCATATCTTTACAAGAGACGGCTTTGATGGAGTACTAAACTTACAAATTGATAAGGGTCTGGCCAAGGACTATCAGGTCAGACAATTGCTCGCTGCCTTGCGCGATTTGAATTTGATTCAAGAGGAACCCGATACAAATGAATGA